One Mycobacterium sp. SMC-4 DNA window includes the following coding sequences:
- the ilvN gene encoding acetolactate synthase small subunit, with the protein MGTNESRRTHTLSVLVEDKPGVLARVASLFSRRGYNIQSLAVGATEQKDLSRMTIVVDVEDSPLEQITKQLNKLINVIKIVEQEDENSVARELALIKVRADAVTRGQVIEAVNLFRAKVVDVSNESLTIEATGTPGKLEALLRVLEPYGIREIVQSGVVSLSRGPRGITTK; encoded by the coding sequence ATGGGCACCAACGAATCCCGGCGCACGCACACGCTGTCGGTGCTCGTCGAGGACAAGCCCGGCGTGCTGGCCCGGGTGGCCTCGCTGTTCTCCCGCCGCGGATACAACATTCAGTCGCTTGCGGTCGGTGCCACCGAACAGAAAGACCTGTCGCGGATGACCATCGTCGTCGACGTCGAAGACTCACCGTTGGAACAGATCACCAAGCAGCTCAACAAGCTGATCAACGTCATCAAGATCGTCGAGCAGGAGGACGAGAACTCCGTCGCCCGCGAGCTGGCGCTGATCAAAGTCCGAGCCGACGCGGTGACCCGCGGTCAGGTCATCGAAGCGGTGAACCTGTTCCGGGCGAAGGTCGTCGACGTGTCCAACGAGTCGCTGACCATCGAGGCCACCGGGACACCGGGCAAGCTGGAGGCCCTGCTGCGGGTGCTCGAGCCCTACGGTATCCGTGAGATCGTGCAGTCCGGTGTGGTGTCGCTGTCGCGCGGCCCGCGCGGCATCACCACCAAATAA